A genomic segment from Tuwongella immobilis encodes:
- a CDS encoding PQQ-dependent sugar dehydrogenase yields the protein MDFAPDGRLYVTEQSGTVRVIDNGVLLPELFITVEAGTASEFGEQGLLGIKFHPDYLENGHFYLYYTTPDSTLNRVSRFTATESGVELSSELVIVEYPSATSHNAGGLHFGPDGKLYIATGDAVRENTVQSLTALNGKMLRFNPDGTIPEDNPFYTQTTGIHRSIWATGLRNPFTFAIHPETGVMFINDVGLVAYEEVNQGFPGANYGWPLSEGPTTDPRFISPIYSYAHVGTGYSIAGAAFYVPPVANFPQEYVGDYFFGDFLLRFLKRMDPVTGEVTDFATELDYPVDLDVGPDGALYYLGRTGDLTRGRVIRIGYDPEAPPSLFSEPEDVLASVSESVTLTAQGVGAGTLSYQWQRNGVDLPGETNPTLVLGSVGLADSGAEFQVVITSEFGIVTSRVATLTVLDNARPTIEIESPALSQRFVAGETIEFAFQGLDVEDGVLDPSQVTYRVDYHTGAAVRPLVLPRTGVTSGEFTIPDRSPYKTADVFFRIHISVVDSVGLTATTFRDILPQTAMITVESDFPGTIRLDGQPIVTPLVFEGVSGLQRSLEALPEIIVEGERYRFTGWSNGANQFFEFPTPLEDTTLRATYERVTAEDEDSLPTDPTDPADPTDPITSFQDGPQRPLTQRTFAVTALAGISAEVRLFDATGEIGRIIPFSGDFAGPSRATTGFVLGNSDPEVLVVAGAGGGPILEIYSGTTFQRLESLLVFEDSFRGGLYVTTGDLTGDGLDEIVVSADFGGGPRIRIYEGGSLQVIADFFGIDDPDFRGGARVAVGDLNGDGIVDLMVAAGPTGGPRIALFDGSTLRSPDGPVKLIGDFFAFEPELRDGTYPALGDLNDDGSADLIFGAGPGGGPRVLVLDAARVLQSGGTELLPLANFFNGDINSRSGIRVAVRDFDGVDSPELVLASRDETSAYIDLVQPLTLSENGEPNRINRFRFEDPNFQDGIFVG from the coding sequence ATGGATTTCGCACCCGATGGCCGCCTGTATGTCACCGAGCAATCAGGAACCGTGCGGGTGATTGATAACGGCGTGCTGTTGCCTGAGCTATTTATCACGGTTGAAGCGGGGACGGCGTCGGAGTTTGGCGAACAAGGGCTCTTAGGGATTAAATTCCATCCAGACTATTTAGAGAACGGCCACTTTTATCTCTATTACACGACTCCCGACAGCACATTAAATCGGGTCAGTCGCTTCACGGCGACCGAATCGGGAGTCGAATTATCCTCGGAATTGGTGATTGTGGAGTATCCATCGGCCACGAGTCACAATGCCGGCGGTCTCCACTTCGGGCCGGATGGCAAATTATATATCGCCACCGGAGATGCGGTTCGAGAAAATACGGTTCAGAGTCTCACCGCATTAAATGGGAAAATGCTGCGGTTTAATCCCGATGGAACCATTCCAGAAGATAACCCATTTTACACGCAAACAACGGGAATTCATCGCTCGATTTGGGCCACGGGGTTGCGCAATCCATTTACATTTGCCATCCACCCAGAAACGGGTGTGATGTTCATTAATGATGTGGGTTTAGTAGCGTATGAGGAAGTGAATCAGGGATTCCCCGGCGCAAATTATGGTTGGCCGTTGAGTGAGGGGCCAACGACCGATCCCCGCTTTATCTCCCCGATTTATTCGTATGCGCATGTCGGGACGGGATACTCGATCGCGGGAGCGGCCTTTTATGTGCCACCAGTTGCGAATTTTCCGCAAGAATATGTCGGGGATTATTTCTTCGGTGATTTCTTACTGCGATTCTTAAAGCGGATGGACCCTGTCACCGGGGAAGTGACCGATTTTGCCACCGAATTGGATTATCCCGTTGATTTGGATGTGGGACCGGATGGGGCGTTATATTATTTGGGTCGCACGGGCGATCTCACCCGGGGGCGGGTGATTCGGATTGGCTATGATCCGGAAGCCCCGCCGAGTTTGTTCTCCGAGCCGGAAGATGTGCTCGCCTCCGTTTCTGAATCGGTAACCCTGACCGCGCAAGGGGTTGGGGCAGGGACGCTGAGCTATCAGTGGCAGCGCAATGGCGTTGATTTGCCGGGCGAAACCAACCCCACGCTGGTGCTTGGGAGTGTGGGATTGGCCGATAGTGGGGCCGAATTCCAGGTTGTGATTACCTCGGAATTTGGAATCGTGACAAGCCGAGTGGCGACATTAACGGTATTGGATAACGCCCGCCCCACGATTGAAATCGAGTCGCCGGCATTATCGCAACGATTTGTCGCGGGGGAGACCATCGAGTTTGCATTCCAAGGATTGGATGTTGAAGATGGTGTGTTAGACCCCTCTCAAGTGACCTATCGAGTCGATTATCACACCGGGGCGGCGGTTCGACCGTTGGTGTTGCCGCGCACGGGGGTGACCTCGGGGGAATTCACGATCCCGGATCGTAGTCCCTATAAAACAGCCGATGTCTTTTTCCGCATTCACATTTCGGTTGTGGATAGCGTTGGCTTAACGGCGACGACATTTCGTGATATTCTCCCGCAAACCGCGATGATTACCGTGGAAAGTGATTTCCCCGGAACCATTCGCTTGGATGGGCAGCCGATTGTGACTCCGTTGGTATTTGAAGGGGTTTCCGGGCTGCAGCGATCGTTAGAAGCCCTGCCGGAAATCATCGTGGAAGGGGAACGCTATCGATTTACCGGTTGGAGCAACGGGGCGAACCAATTCTTTGAGTTTCCCACACCGTTGGAAGACACGACGTTGCGGGCGACTTATGAACGGGTGACCGCAGAAGATGAGGACTCGCTGCCGACCGATCCCACGGATCCCGCGGATCCCACGGATCCGATTACATCATTCCAGGATGGTCCCCAACGGCCGTTGACGCAGCGCACGTTTGCGGTGACTGCACTTGCGGGCATTTCGGCCGAGGTGCGATTATTCGACGCCACTGGTGAAATTGGCCGAATCATCCCGTTCAGTGGCGATTTCGCCGGGCCATCGCGGGCTACCACTGGTTTTGTGCTGGGCAATTCTGACCCGGAGGTGTTGGTGGTTGCTGGAGCGGGAGGTGGGCCGATTCTGGAGATTTATTCCGGGACCACGTTCCAGCGGCTGGAAAGTCTGTTGGTGTTTGAAGATTCGTTCCGCGGTGGGTTGTATGTGACCACCGGCGATCTCACCGGCGATGGGCTGGATGAAATCGTGGTGTCTGCCGATTTCGGCGGCGGGCCGCGCATCCGCATTTATGAGGGTGGTTCGCTCCAGGTGATTGCCGATTTCTTCGGCATCGACGATCCGGATTTCCGCGGCGGTGCCCGAGTCGCGGTGGGCGATCTCAACGGAGATGGCATTGTCGACCTCATGGTGGCGGCCGGCCCGACTGGTGGCCCGCGAATCGCCCTGTTCGATGGCTCCACCCTGCGATCTCCCGATGGCCCCGTAAAACTCATCGGCGATTTCTTCGCATTCGAGCCGGAACTGCGTGATGGCACCTATCCCGCCCTGGGCGATTTGAATGACGATGGATCGGCGGATCTGATTTTTGGAGCCGGGCCAGGCGGCGGGCCACGTGTGCTGGTGCTGGATGCCGCCCGCGTGCTGCAATCCGGCGGAACCGAGTTGCTGCCGCTGGCGAATTTCTTCAATGGCGACATCAATTCGCGGAGCGGAATCCGAGTCGCCGTCCGTGATTTTGACGGTGTCGATTCGCCCGAATTGGTCCTCGCCAGCCGCGATGAAACCTCGGCCTATATCGATCTGGTGCAGCCGTTGACTCTCTCCGAGAACGGTGAACCGAATCGAATCAACCGATTCCGATTCGAAGATCCCAATTTCCAAGACGGAATCTTCGTCGGCTAA